The uncultured Bacteroides sp. DNA segment CCGAACGGGCTTCGTGCACCTCTGCACCATTTTTTAATCCTTTCTTTATTTGCCTGATACGTGAAGAACTGAAACGCTCTTCTACGTACTTTAGGCTGTGGAGCGAGTTTCTCACCTTCATCCAATTTACTGCGAAGTAGTGGTTAGAACGGAAGTGTTTATAAGCAAACAAGGGGTTTTCGAGATTGCGAAATTCGATGAGAAAGGCTTCTCGTAGGATGTCGTTATTGAGATGTTCCAGCATTTCGCCGAAGATAGCTTCTTTATCCACCTGTTCATCCAAGTATTCGCCAACCCCATACACATCACAGCGCTTGATAAAGCCTAACGGAAATAAATGTGTGCTTCTACGGGTAGTGGCTAATAGTTTGGCGATAGGTTTGCCTTCTTCAGATGCTACTATTAATATAGGTGTATATCCGGGAGTTGCTTCGTACATCAGAAACAATTCCTTAGAGTGAAAAACATTGTTCCCCGGTAAGTTCGGAATATCTTCTCCCCGATAATATGTAGTAAGTCTTAATGGCATGTGCTACAAATATATCCTATTTATTTGTTTCCAATGCAATTTGCGGGGTGAAAATCTTTCTTTTGAGGTGAATTTATGCGGCTAGAGGAAAAAAATAAGGCAGACCCTTATTGCCTGCCTTTGTCTTTTTGCGGTTATAAACTTTCTTTGATTGGTGCACCCGCTTAAAACTGATGGGGTGTCCATGAGCCTCGATTTCTTCTTCTCGGCTGGCTTTACGATTCGCTTTAATGTAATCGTTTCTTGTTATTCGATTTTTCATTCTCTACTTTTATTAAAGGTTGTATGAAATGAGAGTACAAAAATACGCAATTCTTTTTATACTTGATAAATTTCTATTATTTATCTGGTTCTATAACGTTTAGTGTGGGTAATTTTGTTCATTATGCGTAATCTTGCGACTGCTATTCTTGCCAAAATGTAATAATTGTTGATCTATCGATACAGGCCTTCTGAGAGGGGTTTGGTGAATTAACTAGTTCAGCGCGGTGAATTAACTACTTAACCATGGTGAACTAGTTAGTTCACCGCGCTGAACTTATATGATATCTGGGAATCTTCTTATTTGTAAATAAAGTTGTATTCATGAAGGCTATAGAAGACAACTCGTTGATAACTTTAAGAATGCATTCGGATGCATATCTTGGAACTATCCGCTGAATTCGTTATAGAGCCATCAATTAATGTTGCCATTAGCACTAACTTTTGTATCTTTGCGCAAGGATTAACGACAAGAAATAGAATACGGTATGGAAGATTTTAGCGAATTGATAAAGAATCGTCGCAGCATGCGCAAGTTTACCGACGAAGAACTGACGCAGGAACAGGTGGTTGCGTTATTCAAAGCGGCACTGATGTCTCCCACTTCAAAAAGGAGTAATTCGTGGCAGTTTATCGCAGTAGACGAGAAAGAACAACTCCAACAACTGGCACATTGCAAAGAACATGGCGCTTCTTTTCTGGGAGATGCAGCTCTGGCTATTGTGGTCACGGCCGATCCTTTGGCTAGCGATGTATGGATAGAAGATGCGTCGATTGCTTCTATCATGATTCAGTTTCAGGCAGAAGATTTAGGCTTGGGTAGTTGCTGGATACAGGTGCGCGAACGCCATACGGCTGCGGGCATGCCTTCGGATGAGTTTGTACGTGGCGTGCTCGATATTCCATTGCAGTTGCAAGTGCTCTCTATCATTGCCATCGGACATAAAGGGATGGAACGCAAACCCTTTGACGAAGAACATTTGCAATGGGAGAAAATACATATCAATAAGTTTGGAGGACAAGAATGAAAAGAAGCATAGAAGATACTCCGATAGTCTTTATTGGTGCCGGAAACTTGGCTACAAATCTGGCAAAGGCACTTTATCGGAAAGGGTTTCGTATTGTCCAGGTGTATAGTCGCACGAAAGAGTCGGCACGGACATTGGCTGATGCGGTAGAGGCCGAATTTACCACAGATCTGGGTGAGGTGGTGACGAACGCTGAACTTTATATTGTTTCTCTCACCGATTCTGCTTTTATTCAGTTGCTGCCCCAAATTGCCGCCCAAAAGGAAGGGGCTTTGCTGGTACATACCGCAGGAAGCCTCCCGATGGATGTTTGGCAGGGTGTTACCCCCCGTTATGGAGTGCTTTACCCAATGCAAACTTTCAGTAAACTGCAAGATACTGATTTTAGCCAAATACCTTTCTTTATAGAAGCTTGTTCCGTAGAAGATGCTGATTTTCTTAAAAAGATAGCTTCCATACTCTCCAAAAAAGTGTATGATTCAACTTCCGAACAACGGCGTAGCCTACACTTGGCAGCTGTCTTTACTTGCAACTTCACTAACCACATGTATGCTCTGGCTGCAGAGTTGTTGCAGAAATACCACCTTCCGTTTGATGCCATGTTGCCGCTTATTGACGAAACATCTCGCAAGGTGCACACGCTGCAACCGAAGCAGGCACAGACGGGGCCGGCTTTGAGATGCGATCAGAATGTGATTGATAGTCATCTGGCCATGCTTGCCGATGAACCGCAGATGCAGGAGATCTATCGTCTGCTTAGCGAGGATATTTATCGGTTGGCAAACGAAGATTGATTGGTAAAAGGTTATTTTTCCTTGGATATTGAACAATGTGCTAACAATATGATTAAATAAAAGATGAGTACGATTAATTATGATTTGACTAAGATAAAAGCTCTTGCCTTCGATGTGGATGGCGTGCTGAGCTCAGATGTGCTGTCGCTACACCCGAGCGGAGAACCCATGCGCACGGTTAACGTGAAAGATGGTTATGCTCTGCAACTGGCAGTGAAAGAGGGATTTCATGTTGCCATCATTACCGGTGGCCGAACAGAGGCGGTGCGCAAACGGTTTGCCGGACTAGGTATTACGGATGTATACATGGGATCATGCGTTAAGATACACGATTACCACGACTTTCGAGACAAACATGGCTTGACGGATGAAGAGATTCTTTATATGGGTGATGATGTGCCCGATATAGAAGTGATGCGTGCGTGCGGACTGCCTTGTTGCCCTCGAGATGCCGCTCCGGAAGCAAAGCAGGTGGCACGCTATATTTCTCACCAAGATGGAGGATACGGTTGCGGCCGCGATGTGATAGAGCAAGTGCTAAAAGCGCAAGGTAAATGGATGACGGGTGATGCCTTTGGCTGGTAACTGAATGTTTTATTGTAAATAAAAAATAGAATCGTGTTAGATAATTTAAATAAATACCGCATTTTGCTGGCATCGAATTCTCCTCGTAGAAAAGAATTGCTCACCGGTCTTGGCATTGATTACGAAGTAAAAACGTTGCCCGATGTGGATGAATCTTTTCCTGCCGAATTGAAAGGAGAGGAGATTCCGCTCTACATCGCCCGAAAGAAGGCGGAAGCTTACAGAGAAATGCTCTTGATGGATTCATTGGTGATAACAGCAGATACCATCGTGTGGTTGGAAGGTGAAATGCTTGGTAAACCTTTCGATGAAGCCGATGCGGCAGCAATGCTTTGCAAACTTTCCGGGAAGACGCATCAGGTAATTACCGGCGTGTGTCTCACTACAGCCGATTGGCAAAAGACTTTCTCTGCTATATCCGAAGTAAAGTTTGCTCCCCTCACTGATGATGAAATAGACTTTTATGTGCATCGTTTTCGTCCGCTTGACAAGGCCGGCTCATACGGTGTGCAAGAGTGGATCGGTTTTATTGGAGTCGAAAGTATCTCGGGTAGTTACTTTAATGTCATGGGATTACCAATACAACGACTTTATCGGGAGTTGAAGAAGCTGTAAGACTTTATCAGGGAAAGTTTCTATTGGAGTGTTGTGGAAGTGCAGTATTTCGAGCATTTGTTTGCTATTGGCTAGATTGAGTTAATAAATGTTCGCATTGTATTAATAATTTGCTATATTTACCCCTGAATAGCAAATTATATGCAAGCATTGTTAACTTAAAAAGATAATATGATGAAAAAAGACTTTAATCTAAACTTTCTAATGTACATACTCCGAAAATTTACTGTTTCATTACTCTTTCTGAGTTTGTTTGTAGCCTGTTCCGATGATGATGATTCTAGCGGTTCTGTAGAACCTTTTAGCAATGGCACTAATGAGAGGAATCTTATTTTTGTAATTAGCGATCTACATTTAGGCGCTGATCTTGCTTATGCTGAGTGTAAGGAGAATCTAGCTTCTCTTGAACTTTTTCTTAAAGAAGTCGGGAAATCACCCAATATCAAAGAGCTAGTTATTGCGGGTGATATGTTGGATGAATGGTTCGTTCCGGCCAATGTAGATACCTACAATGGAAAAGATCAGGCCGATTTTGTGCAGCGTATAGCCACTGCCAATAAAGGAGTAATCAGTGCTCTGAATCAAATTATCGAGGAAGAGAAGATTAAGGTCACTTACGTTCCGGGTAATCATGACCTCACTATAACTGCGGCGAATGTGGATAAGATTTTGCCGAAGATCCATCAGGCCCGTGATACACAATTGGGCTTAGGCACCTATTCGCCGATTCCGGAAATAGCCATTGAACATGGTCACCGTTATAATTTCTTTTGTGCTCCCGACCCAATATCTAATCAGGATCTGGCGCCGGGAACAATAATGCCTCCCGGATACTTCTTCACAAGAATAGCAGTTCTTCATGTTGTGCAGAAGTGCACTGAGTTGGGTGATGTATTGCCTATTGTTGTACCCAATAGTTCAGGTAGTGAGAGCCAAAACTTGTTGTACACTTATTGGGGAGGTTGGGCAAAGACAATAAAGACATATCCTATTGAAAATAAGTTTGATGAGAAAATCATTGTAACCAAAATGGATGGATTTACGGATAATTACTCTGTAAACGACGTGCTTCCTTACCAAACGATTGCCGGAGGAACGATTGCCGTGAAGCTTTACAATGGTATTCAAGATACTTGGCAACAGCGGGAGAACATAAACGGAGTTGCGGTACATATCCCTACAATGGACGCTATTAAAAATGCAGGAGCCTCTACCGGAACGGATGTTCAGGCACAAGCGCAATACTTTTCTAATCCAAAATCAAATGTGAGAATTGTTGTTTTTGGGCATAGTCATGTTCCTTTGATAAACTCTTCTACCAATCACAATGGTGATAAATCAATCTATGCAAACACTGGTACATGGATTGATCATAATACCTTAGCTCCAACGAAGATGAATTTTGTCGTTATTACTCCGCAGGGTACTGCCGGCTCTACTCAGACTACTGTGAAACTCTACAACTTTGAGAATAATGTTGCAAATATAATGAATGCAGATTCATTGAAGTTGCAATAGGCAAGAACAATAATGATGAGTCCGGACACTTAAAATGAAGAAAGGCAACCCAAATAAGGTTGCCTTTTGCCTGACTCAATTACTGGTATCACACCACTGAACAGACTATTTTATCAATACTCATAATTAAATAACTTTTCAGATAGGGGTGGAACTTATTCTGCTTTAGCAAAGATATTGTCTAAAGTAGAAACTTTTGCACTCTTTTGCAATTCCCATTCTTTGGTACGTTTGTTCATCTTGTAGCTGTACTGGGTAATCATATTGTCCTCAACATTGGTTACATATACAAATTTATCGGAAGGAGAGAATACTTTCTTACCCGGCATCCATAATGCATGTTCTACAATTGTTTCAGTTCCGGTGTAGCTGATACTAAGTAGAGATACTTTTTCCCATTTCACGCTAGAGGAATTCCATTTATAAGTCGTTTTCTCTTTTAATTGCTTTGTTTCGTCATAGGCATATTCAAACTTCTTAACCGGAGATAAGGCTGATGATCCCTTTTCTAGCTCATACACCTCACGAGAAACTACCTTTCCGTCTTTCAACACATCGTTGTTGATGAAATTTCTTTCGTTATCGTTACTATTGGCAGCTGAAGCTAGTCCACATACACTTAAAAACAGGGTTACTAATACAATCACTTTACTGATAAACATTGTTGCTTTCATAATCTT contains these protein-coding regions:
- a CDS encoding F420-dependent NADP oxidoreductase; translated protein: MKRSIEDTPIVFIGAGNLATNLAKALYRKGFRIVQVYSRTKESARTLADAVEAEFTTDLGEVVTNAELYIVSLTDSAFIQLLPQIAAQKEGALLVHTAGSLPMDVWQGVTPRYGVLYPMQTFSKLQDTDFSQIPFFIEACSVEDADFLKKIASILSKKVYDSTSEQRRSLHLAAVFTCNFTNHMYALAAELLQKYHLPFDAMLPLIDETSRKVHTLQPKQAQTGPALRCDQNVIDSHLAMLADEPQMQEIYRLLSEDIYRLANED
- a CDS encoding GNAT family N-acetyltransferase; its protein translation is MPLRLTTYYRGEDIPNLPGNNVFHSKELFLMYEATPGYTPILIVASEEGKPIAKLLATTRRSTHLFPLGFIKRCDVYGVGEYLDEQVDKEAIFGEMLEHLNNDILREAFLIEFRNLENPLFAYKHFRSNHYFAVNWMKVRNSLHSLKYVEERFSSSRIRQIKKGLKNGAEVHEARSVEEIQAFSHMMHRIYSSRIRRYFPGFEFFKYMDARMIEYRFGKIFVVKYKEKIIGGAVCVFSGENAYLWFSGGMCKTYAAQYPGVLSVWMALKDAHQNGYQHLEFIDVGLPFRKHGYRDFVLRFGGKQSSTRRWFRLRWNFLNNILIKIYV
- a CDS encoding DUF3836 domain-containing protein, which encodes MKATMFISKVIVLVTLFLSVCGLASAANSNDNERNFINNDVLKDGKVVSREVYELEKGSSALSPVKKFEYAYDETKQLKEKTTYKWNSSSVKWEKVSLLSISYTGTETIVEHALWMPGKKVFSPSDKFVYVTNVEDNMITQYSYKMNKRTKEWELQKSAKVSTLDNIFAKAE
- a CDS encoding Maf-like protein, with the protein product MLDNLNKYRILLASNSPRRKELLTGLGIDYEVKTLPDVDESFPAELKGEEIPLYIARKKAEAYREMLLMDSLVITADTIVWLEGEMLGKPFDEADAAAMLCKLSGKTHQVITGVCLTTADWQKTFSAISEVKFAPLTDDEIDFYVHRFRPLDKAGSYGVQEWIGFIGVESISGSYFNVMGLPIQRLYRELKKL
- a CDS encoding metallophosphoesterase; protein product: MMKKDFNLNFLMYILRKFTVSLLFLSLFVACSDDDDSSGSVEPFSNGTNERNLIFVISDLHLGADLAYAECKENLASLELFLKEVGKSPNIKELVIAGDMLDEWFVPANVDTYNGKDQADFVQRIATANKGVISALNQIIEEEKIKVTYVPGNHDLTITAANVDKILPKIHQARDTQLGLGTYSPIPEIAIEHGHRYNFFCAPDPISNQDLAPGTIMPPGYFFTRIAVLHVVQKCTELGDVLPIVVPNSSGSESQNLLYTYWGGWAKTIKTYPIENKFDEKIIVTKMDGFTDNYSVNDVLPYQTIAGGTIAVKLYNGIQDTWQQRENINGVAVHIPTMDAIKNAGASTGTDVQAQAQYFSNPKSNVRIVVFGHSHVPLINSSTNHNGDKSIYANTGTWIDHNTLAPTKMNFVVITPQGTAGSTQTTVKLYNFENNVANIMNADSLKLQ
- a CDS encoding HAD-IIIA family hydrolase → MSTINYDLTKIKALAFDVDGVLSSDVLSLHPSGEPMRTVNVKDGYALQLAVKEGFHVAIITGGRTEAVRKRFAGLGITDVYMGSCVKIHDYHDFRDKHGLTDEEILYMGDDVPDIEVMRACGLPCCPRDAAPEAKQVARYISHQDGGYGCGRDVIEQVLKAQGKWMTGDAFGW
- a CDS encoding nitroreductase family protein, with the protein product MEDFSELIKNRRSMRKFTDEELTQEQVVALFKAALMSPTSKRSNSWQFIAVDEKEQLQQLAHCKEHGASFLGDAALAIVVTADPLASDVWIEDASIASIMIQFQAEDLGLGSCWIQVRERHTAAGMPSDEFVRGVLDIPLQLQVLSIIAIGHKGMERKPFDEEHLQWEKIHINKFGGQE